In Candidatus Methylomirabilota bacterium, a genomic segment contains:
- a CDS encoding metallopeptidase family protein — translation MTRGQFERLVERALATLPKRFKAKLDNIAVVVEDWPDDETLDEMGIEPPDTLYGLYRGVDLTHRDAGYGNVLPDTVTIYQGPIEEDCADAAEMATVVRDTVIHEIGHYFGLSDEEMEELSSEGG, via the coding sequence ATGACCCGCGGGCAGTTCGAGCGCCTGGTCGAGCGCGCGCTGGCCACCCTTCCCAAGCGCTTCAAAGCGAAGCTCGACAACATCGCCGTGGTCGTCGAGGACTGGCCCGATGACGAGACGCTCGACGAGATGGGGATCGAGCCGCCCGACACGCTCTACGGCCTCTACCGCGGCGTCGACCTCACCCACCGCGACGCCGGCTACGGCAACGTGCTGCCCGACACCGTCACGATCTACCAGGGGCCAATCGAGGAGGACTGCGCCGACGCGGCCGAGATGGCGACGGTGGTGCGCGACACGGTCATCCACGAGATCGGCCACTACTTCGGCCTGAGCGACGAGGAGATGGAGGAGCTGAGCTCGGAGGGGGGCTGA